In Burkholderia lata, the DNA window TTGCGCTGGCCGCGCAGCAACTCCAACAGGCGACGGTGCTTGCGCCGACCGATGCGGCGACGCTGTCCGACCTCGCGTATTCGCAGATGCGTGATGGCGATCTGGCAGGGGCGCGCGTACCGCTGTTGAAGGCGGCGGAGCTCGAGCAGAAAAATCCGAAAATCCTCAGCAATTTCGTGCTTTATCTGCTCGTGAGCGGTCACGGGAAGGACGCGCGGCGGCTGATGGATCAGCAGAAGCTTTCGCCCGCGGTGCGCGGCGAGATTCGCGATGACGAGACGAAAATCGCGGCCGCGATGCGCGCGAAGCAACGGGCAGTCGTACACGCGTCCGGCAATGCGACCGTGCCATCGGTGGCGAGCAGCGACAACTTCGATCTTGCCGTGCCGCTGCTGCAGCGTTTCGCGCGATAACGACGACATTCACGGAGGCCATCATGTTTCACCTTTCCCCAGTCCGCGTGCGAGCCGCGTGCATCGCGTTCGTGTGCACGCTTTGCGCGGGCGTCGCTCATGCGCAAGGCAACCCGCCGGCGTCCGAAATCGGTCATGCAACGAACGCGTTGCTCGACTTGCAGCGCTCGAATCGCGCGGCCGCCGCGCCGCAGCCGATCGACGGCGCGGCCGGTACGTACGCCTATCAGCGGTATATCGATTCGTTCAAGGCGCCGATCCCGCAGTGGTTCGGCACGATGTCGACTTCGGGCGGCGGTAGCGGCGGCAGTGGTGGTGGCGGTGGCGGCCAGTCCGGTGGCGACCTCGCGCACTGACGGAGCAAAACGGTGAAGACCCGACACAGCCGCGGCGGATTCCGCTTCTCGTCACGACAACGCGGTGCGTTTTCGGTGATGGCGATCGTCGCGTTGCTGATCGCCGTCACGACGCTTGGCGTGATTGGCGTCGGTAACCTTTTCTACCAGCGTCGGGACGTGCAGCGGATTGCCGACATGGCTGCGCTCGCGGCCGTGCAGCGCATGGACGACACATGCACGCAGCCGACTGCCACTGCGACCAGTAATGCGCAGTCGAACGGGCTCAATGCATCGAACGGCGATTCGATCAGCATCGAATGCGGTCGCTGGGACACGGCGGTCAACCCGAAACCCAGCTACTATGCGGCCGCGACTCCCGGCACCACGCAATTGAACGCGGCCAAGGTGACGGTCACGCGTCAGGTGCCGTTCTTTTTCGTCGGGCCGCCGCAGCCGGTGTCCGCGGTATCGACTGCGCGCTCGACGAACATCGATACGTTCTCGGTCGGCGCGACGCTTGCCGCGCTTGGCGGCGTCGGTTGCGCCGGCGGTTCCGCACCGACGTCCGGCAATCCAGGGCTCGTCAACGGACTGATCGGCGGGTTGCTCGGCGCAAGCCTGAACCTGAACATCGGGTCGTATCAAGCGCTCGCATGCACGAACGTGACCGTCGGCGACCTCGTCGTGGCGGCGGGCGTCGGCACGGTCGATCAGTTGCTCGCGCTGAAGCTCACGTTGCCGCAACTGATTCAATTGATGGTGAATGCGGCCACGCAGACGGCCGTCGCGAACGCGAACCTGCAGGCAGGCCTCGCCACGCTGAAGACGATTCTGAACGCCAACGTTCCCGGGACGACGATCGGCCTCGGCGGGACGAACGGATTGCTGAACGTCGCGCTCGCGGATACGCAGGCGGCGGTCAATGCGCAAGTGGACCTGCTCGACCTGCTGCTCGTCGGCGCGGAAATCGCCGCAACGGGCAAGCCGGCGGTCACGGTCAATGTCCCATCGCTGAATCTCGGCGGGCTGACGGGGACGCAGTTGCAGGTGCAGATCATCAGTCCGCCGTCGATCGGCATCGGCGAAGGCGGGATCGATCCGTCGACCGGGGCCCCGCGGACGAAAGCTTCGACGGCCGCGGTGGGGGTGTATCTCAATGTCGACGTTGGCACGGCGCAGTTGCCGCTGCTCGGCGCGCTGCTGAGTCTGCTGAACGTGAATGTCGACGTCAATCTGCCGATTTATCTGCAGGTCGGCACCGGCACCGCGACGTTGAGCTCGACACAATGCGCGTCGACACAGGCGGCAAGCACGGTCGTCATTGCCGCGCAACCGGGGGTGGCGAATCTGTGCATCGGCAAGCCGCCGCTCAATGCGTCCGGCCAGATCAGCCTGTCGTCGACTTACAGTTGTACGTCGCCCGCACAGATCATCAATGCAAATGTTCTCGGGATCGCACAGTTGACGGTTTCCATGTCCAACGTATCGGTTCAGGTGCAAGGCGCCTCCCAGTCGCACACCTTCAACGGGGTGCCGGGAATCGATGCGGACTACTGGACGGTGAACTCGAATGCGCTTGGCTCGGCACTCAGTTCGGCATTGACGCAACTCGCGGGCGCGACCATTTCCGCCAACGTCGGCTTGTTCGGCGCCAGCGTGCTGACGGTTCCGGGGAACTTCGTCTCCACGTTGCTCACCTTTCTGACCGGTCTGCTCGGTCCGCTCCTGTCGAGCCTCGACGCAGTTCTCGTTCCGTTGCTGAATCTCCTCGGAGTCCAGGTCGGCGCGGCGACGGTCCATCAGATCTCGCTCAGTTGCGGGGTTGCCCAAACGGTTTACTGAAGAAGATGAGAAACACACCCGCAATCGAAGAGCTCGACCTGTACGTCTGGGAAGGCAAGGCGGACATCGTCGACCGCGTCGCCCGGTGCATGGCGAGCTTCGACGTCGAAGTGATCCGCGCCGACAACGCGGAGGTCTCGGCCGAGCGCGCCGCATTGCGACCATCGCTGGCGATCACGACGCGTCGCAGTATCCGCCCGAGTATTCGCATATCCTGCCGCTCGACTTCACGTGCGCCGAACTGCGCGGCATGATCGGCAAGCTCGTCACGCAGCTGCGGGCGCATACGGCCGAAACGTCGCATCCGACCGAACTCGTCGCGCACTCGGAATCGATGCAGGCCCTGCTGCACGAAGTCGATACGTTCGCCGACTGCGACACCAACGTGCTGCTGCACGGCGAAACCGGCGTCGGCAAGGAGCGCATCGCGCAACTGCTGCACGAAAAACATTCGCGCTACCGGCACGGCGAATTCGTGCCGGTGAACTGCGGCGCGATTCCCGACGGCCTGTTCGAATCGCTGTTCTTCGGTCATGCGAAGGGATCGTTCACGGGCGCGGTTGTTGCGCATAAAGGCTATTTCGAACAGGCGGGCGGCGGCACGCTGTTCCTCGACGAAGTCGGCGATCTGCCGCTGTATCAGCAGGTCAAGCTGCTGCGCGTGCTCGAGGATGGCGCGGTGCTGCGCGTCGGTGCGTCGGCGCCGGTCAAGGTCGATTTCCGCCTGGTGGCGGCAAGCAACAAGAAGCTGCCGCAGCTCGTGAAGGATGGCCTGTTCCGCGCCGATCTCTATTACCGGCTCGCGGTGATCGAGCTGAGCATTCCGTCGCTGGAAGAGCGCGGCGCCGTCGACAAGATCGCGTTGTTCAAGTCGTTCGTCGCGCAGGTCGTCGGCGAGGAGCGGCTCGCTCAGTTGTCCGATCTGCCGTACTGGCTGACGGATTCGGTCGCGGACAGCTATTTCCCCGGCAACGTGCGCGAACTGCGCAACCTTGCCGAGCGTGTCGGCGTGACGGTGCGGCAGACGGGCGGGTGGGATGCCGCGCGATTGCAGCGGCTGATCGCGCATGCGCGCAATTCGGCGCAGCCGGTGCCGGCGGAGAGCGCGGCCGAGGTGTTCGTCGACCGCAGCAAGTGGGACATGAACGAGCGCAACCGCGTCATTGCGGCGCTCGACGCAAACGGCTGGCGGCGTCAGGATACGGCGCAGCAGCTCGGCATCAGCCGCAAGGTACTGTGGGAAAAAATGCGCAAATACCAGATCTTCGACGAGGAGCCCGAGACCCGCGAAAGTGAGTAATTAATGAGATAAAATCGCGCTGAATTACAACGACTCGGGCGGGAATAGAACTTCATGAGCCATATGACGGGGTTGGGAAGGGCGTGCGTATTGTTCGCCCTGGCGGGAGGCATTCAGGGCGCATACGCGCAAAGTCTGGCAGACAGCGGTTCGCCGGCCGTACAGCAGGCGTCGGCGCCGGTGGCCGCGATTCCGGTGATCGATTCGCAGGCGTCGATGCAGCCGCAGGCGGGCGAGTCGACGGGGCCGAGCACGGTCGACGACTTGCAGCGCCAGATCCAGTCACACACGCTGACGGAAATGCGCACGAGCTACAACGGCAGCTACGGTGCGAGCTTGCTGTTCAACGTGAAGGACGGTGCGTACTTCGTCGCGCTGTTCCAGCAGAAGGCGTTCTGGCGCGTCATCAAGACTTACGACGAAACGCGTGCGGAAGCGATCTATCGCGATTTCTCGCGCCAGGCGGAGCGGCTGGCCGTGAACGAACTGCGGGCGGCGAAGCTGGAATCGCAGAAGTCGCAAATGGACAAGCAGATCGAAGTCACGCAGGATCGCGCGCGGCGTCTGCAGGCCGATATCTCGATCGCACGCCAGCAGCAGGCGGCGGTCGCGGATCGCCAGAAGAGCGTACGCAACGAGACGGCCGCATTGCAGGCGCAGCAGGCCGAGCTTCAGTCGCAACTGCGTGCGTTGCAGCAGCAGGTGCGTTCGTTGCAGCGTGAGGCCGATGCGGGCCTGCCGACGACGGCACGCTGAACCCGGCGGCGGTGCGGCGACATGCCGCGCCGGCCGCACAAGTAAAAAGGGCAAGCCGGTTGGCTTGCCCTTTTGTTTTACTGGCCGTCCGGCACGATTCGCCGGCGGCGCGTCACGATGACCGGCCCGCTGCCGCCGCGGGAATCCGACGACGATGCGTTGCCGGATGCGTCGCCGGTGTCGCGCGGCGCGCCGTAGCTTTCGCGCGGTTCACGGGGTTCGCGCGGGGCACCGTAGCCTTCGCGCGGCTCACGCGAGCCGTAACTCTCGCGCGGTTCGCGCGAGCCATAGCCTTCACGCGGTTCGCGGGAGCCGTAGCCGCCGTCGCCGCGCGATTCGCGCGGGCCACCGTGCGAGCCGTACGGGCTGTGACCGCCGCCTTCACGGCCGCCGGGGCGCCCGCCGGTGCGCGGCCCGCGGGGGCCGCTGCCGCCCGGGCGCGAGCCGCCCGTGTCGAGCTGGATCGTGGAAATCGCGCGCTTGTAGATGCCTTGCAGACCCACGGGGGTGCGCAGCATCACCAGGTACTGGTCGAACGACTCGATACACCCCGTCAGACGAATGCCGTTGACGAGATAGATTTCAACGCGCTTACGTTCCTTGCGCGCCGAATTGATGAAGTCGTTTTGCGGATGGGATTCTGCGGGATTGGCCATTGAGGTGCGGCAGGAGCCTGCGTCAGAGAATATGTTGTGCGTGTGTGTGGCGTGTTCGTCCACAAGGTGTTTGGCGGGATTCTACCCTGTTCAATCGGGGAGCGCGCAGTCGTGATTGTGTCGAACCGTAACCCACTATAGACGTTCCAGCGCATTTTCGCGATTCGGCCAAACGGCTAATCCGATTTCGTTACGCCGCGTTACGACTCTCGCAGTGCCGTATCACCTTGGTTCGCGCGCGACGCATACATTGGCTGCGCGAGCCGGGCGGGCCGGTATATCAGGGATTCAGAACATGAACAAGAGGCGCTGGACAGGGTGGGTCGGGGGCGTAGCGTTGCTGGCTTCCGGCAGTGCGATGGCGGGGCATGTCGACCTGTCGGTCGGCATCGGCGTACCGGTCGCACCGGTCTATGTCGAGCCGGCTCCGGTCTATGTGGCACCGCAGCCGGCTGTGGTCGCCTATCCGGGCTATGGATACGGCTACTACGGCGATGACGACGACGATCGCTATCGCAAGTGGCGCAAGCACTACTACAAGCATTGGCACCGGCACCATGGCGACGACGATGACGATTGAACCAGAGGCCAGCCCTGACGGCACGCATCAGAACGCGTAGTCGGGGTTTTTCGGGTCGAAGGCGGTGTCGTCGAGCGTCGCCGGTGCGATTTTCTCGATGACGATCCGCTCGAAGATCTTGCCGTCGTTGTCATAGGACTCGACGGTCCGGAAATAGGGCGCGTGCAGGTCGAGCCCGAGGACTTCCTTCTTCGCGTAGAACTGCGGTCGCCCGGTCGGCGTTTCGTAGGTGAGCGTAACGACCCGCACACCGTTGATCGTCTTGGCTTCGACATCGGTCGGCCGTTGCACGCCGGCTTCCAGATATTTCTTCCCTTCGGTCAGGTACAGGTTCGTGATGAACTCGGTGCCGAGATCCTTCACTTGGTGATTCGACTGGGCGCGCGCCAGTGCGCCGTCGATTGCCGTCCACAGCGGAATCTTGCCGAGCAGGCCGCCGAGGTGGCCGTACATCTCGTCCTTGCGCTGCGTCGTGTCGTAGATGGTCTCCTGTCCGGCATGCGCGCCGCCCGGCAACCATTTCGCATAGACGCGCAGCGGCTCGCGGGTAGTCTTCACGAGCATGCGGTCGGGTGTATCGGACCATTTTCCGCTGATGCGCTCCTGGCGCACCATCGTGAACTGGTAGGACGGATAGCCGTTCGGACCGTTCCGGATATAGAGCGGCACGGCGAGCGGGTCGAGTGCCTTGAAGAGCGCCGTGAGCGTCGCGTCATCGAGTTGCGCGAGCGTGCCGCGCTGCGCGGCCGTGCGCAGCCAGCGCGCCTGCTGCGCGACCGGCTCGCGTACGACTTTCGCGAGATCCGCCGGCAGTGCGACCTCCGGCGTCGCGCTCACGGCGCTGGCCGTTTCCTGCGCATGCAGGCCAGTCTGGGCGAGCGACAGCATGCACGCGACTGCCAACGCGGCGGCATGCCGCGCGTGGCGCTTCTTTCCTTCGTTCATCGACGGCGTCTCCCGGGGCGATGGATCGTTCAGCCTTGCTTCGCGGCCTTGATTTTGGCGAGCTCCTCGTCGCGCAGCGCGCGGCGCAGGATCTTGCCGACGTTCGTCTGCGGCAGCGCGTCGCGGAACTCGACGAATTTCGGCATCTTGTAGCCGGTCAGGTTCTTGCGGCAGTGCGCGAGGACGTCGTCGACCGTCAGCGACGGGTCGCGGCGCACGACGAACACCTTGATCCGTTCGCCCTGTACCTCGTCAGGAATGCCGATCGCCGCGGCTTCGCTGATGCCCGGATGCATCACCAGCACTTCCTCGATTTCGTTCGGATACACGTTGAAGCCCGACACGAGGATCATGTCCTTCTTGCGGTCGATCAGGCGGATGAAGCCGCGTTCGTCCATCACGCCGATGTCGCCGGTGCCGAGCCAGCCGTCGGCGTCGATCACCTTGGTCGTCTCGTCGGGGCGCTGCCAGTAGCCGCGCATCACCTGCGGACCATGCACGCACAGCTCGCCCGGTTCGCCGATGGGCGCCCAGGTGCCGTCCTCGCGGCGAAAGCGCACGACGGTGGACGGCGCGGGCAGGCCGATCGAACCGCTGAATGCGGCCATGTCGTTCAGGTCCACGGGATTCATCGTGACGATCGGCGAGCATTCGGTCAGGCCGTAGCCTTCGACGACCGGCCGGCCTGTCACCTGCTGGAAGCGCTCCGCGACCGCGCGCTGCATCGCCATCCCGCCGGCCATCGCGAGCTTGAGCTTCGAGAAATCGCGCTTGCGGAATTCCTCGTTGTCGAGGAACGCGTTGTACAGCGTGTTGATGCCGGTGATCCCGGTGAACGTCTCGTTGCGGATGATCTTCATCACCATCGTCATGTCGCGCGGGTTCGCGATCAGGATGTTGCGCCCGCCGAGCCCCATGAAGATGAACGCGTTCACCGTCAGCGAATAGATGTGATACAGCGGCAGCGGCGTGAGCACGGTTTCGACATCGCCCGAGACCTGGTCGGCGATCCACGCCTTCGCCTGCAGCAGGTTCGCGATCAGGTTGCCGTGCGTGAGCATCGCGCCTTTCGCGACGCCGGTCGTGCCGCCCGTGTATTGCAGGAACGCGAGGTCGTCGCGCGTGATCTGCACGGGCTGCGGCTTGCCGCGCGCACCGAGCGCAAGGGCGGAGCGCAACCGGATGGCCTGCGGCAGATGGTAGGCCGGCACGAGCTTCTTCACGTGCTTCAGCACGAAATTGATCAGGCGTCCTTTCGCATTGAAGCCGTCGGCGAGCAGGTCGCCGAGCGCGGTGACGACGATGTTCTTCACCTGCGTTTCCGGCAGCGCGTCCTGCAGCGTGCGCGCGAAGTTCTCGAACACGACGATCGTCTGCGCGCCGCTGTCCTTCAGCTGGTGCGCGAGTTCGCGCACGGTGTAGAGCGGATTGACGTTGACGACGATCGCGCCGGCCTTCAGCGTGCCGAACAGCGCGACCGGGTACTGGAACGTGTTCGGCAGCATGATCGCGACGCGGTCGCCGGGCTTGATGCCGATGCTTTGCAGGTACGACGCGAACGCGTCGACTTTCTGCGCGAGCGTGCGATAGGTCATCGATGCGCCTGCGCTCACGTAGGCGACGCGTTCGGCGAAGCGGCTCGTGCATTCGTCGAAGAACTGCACGAGCGATGCGTATTGCGTGACGTCGATCTCGTGCGGGACGCCGGGCGGGTATGACGCGTACCAGATGCCGTCGGTGTTCGGCGGAACCTGGGCCGCTGCGGTTGCTGCGGAAGATGACATGACGAGTCTCCGGTCTGTGCTCTCGGCGAGGGCGGGCGCTTCTGCGCCGGCCCGTGCCCCGTGCCGCACGGTCGATCGACGGGGCGCCTCGACGCCCCGCACGACCGCGCGTTTCAATCAAATCGTGAACAGGAAGCCGCGCGTGGCCTCGCGCGCTCAGTTCGTGGAATGCAGCGTCGCCGTATCGATGGCGGTCGCAGCCGACTGCGGCAGCCCGAACGCTTCGCTGGCCCCCGCGTCGTCGAGCACGGCCGCGAAGATCGACAGTTGCGCACTGTCGGGCATCGGCGCTTTCAGCGCGGCGACGATCAGCGACGACAGTCGCGCGATCATCTGCACGTCGTTCATCGTGCGGCCTTGCGAGAACTCGTCGATCAGGCTTTCCGTTTCGGCGCCCGCGAGCGCGCCGGACAGCGCGCCGATCGCGAAGTGCAGCCGCCAGCCGAGCTCCGTGCGCGGCAGGTGCGGCAAGGCACGCTGGAACGCGTCGAAGAAGCGGCCCGCGACGCTTGCGTAGTGTGCGGTCAGGAAGTTGCGCACGAACGGTGACGGATCGGTGTACGCACGGCCGATCAGCCGCAGGAATCCGGGCCCGCCGCGTTCGGGGTTGCGCGATGCCTTCAGTGCGGGGATGAACATCGCGCCGAGCACGTGCTCGCAGGTGATGTGCGTGCCGAGCTGCGCATCGAAGCGGTCGAGGATGCCGAGGCGTTCCTGGTTGAGCTGGTCGAGCCGGCGCGACAGCATCGCGTGGATCAGCGCTTCCTTGCTGCCGAAGTGGTAGTTGACCGCGGCGAGGTTGACCGCCGCGCGCGAGGTGATCTGGCGCATCGACATCGCCTCGAAGCCATGCTCGATGAACAGATCCTCGGCTGCATCGAGGATGCGCGCCTTCGTCCCGCCGGTCTGCCGCGTGCCGGATGACCGTGCCCCGGACGGCCGTCCCGCGGATGGCCGCCCCTCCTGACTTACTGCCATGTCCCGCCTCCCATGCCGGTCGCCCGGCCGCGAACTGGTGATTTGTTTGTCTGATTCAAACAGTCGTTTTTATTAAGATAAAAAATCGCGGACGGAGCGGGCAAGCAGGGAATCTGGACAAATTCCTCTAGTTCGATGTGCGAATGCGGAAAGTATCGCGCGTGCCCTCGGCGGGACGGGGCACACGCGATGATGCGGTGCGGCAACGCGCGGGTTCAGGTGACCGTGCTACGCGTATTGACCGATTGCGTCATGTCGATGCCGCGCCGCTCGCGGCTGAACAGGATCAGCACGGCGATCACGACGGCGACGATGCCGGCCACGAGCGCGAGCGCGAAGCTGTAATTGTTGTTGTTCGAAACGGCGAGCGAGGCCTGCATCGTCGCGTTGCCCGACGCGAGCAGGTTGCCGAGCTGGTAGACGACGCCCGGGAAGGTCGCGCGGAGCTCGTCGGGCGAGATCTCGTTCAGGTGAACCGGGATCACGCCCCACGCACCCTGCACCGAGATCTGCATCAGGAACGCGCCCGCGGCGAGGGCGACCGGGCCGCTCGAGAACGCCCACAGCGGCAGCACGGGCAGGGCGATCAACGCCGCGATGAAGATGGCACGACGCCGGCCGATCCGTTCCGAGATCGCGCCGAACGACAGGCCGCCGACGATGGCGCCGATGTTCAGCACGATCGTGATCCACGACACGGTATGCGGATCGAAGTGATGCTGTTCGCGCAGGAACGTCGGGTAGAGATCCTGCGTGCCGTGCGAGAAGAAGTTGAACGCGGTCATCAGGACGATCGCGTAGATCGTGAGCTTCCAGTTCTGCTTCAGCGTGGTGCCCAGGCTCGGGCGCGGGCGCTTCTCCATCTGCTTCCACGCCGGCGATTCGGGCACGTGAGCGCGCACGTACAGCACGAGCAGCGCGGGCAGCACGCCGACCATGAACATCCCGCGCCAGCCGATGTACTGGTAGAACAGGCCGAACACGACGGACGCAAGCAGGTAGCCGCTCGGATAGCCGGCCTGCAGCAGCCCCGATACAAAGCCGCGCGCATGGGTCGGCACGGTTTCCATCGTCAGTGCCGAGCCGACGCCCCATTCGCCGCCCATCGCGACGCCGAACAACGCGCGCAACACGAGCAGTGCGGTCAGGCTCGGCGCGAAACCCGATGCGAGTTCGAGCAGCGAGTAGCACGCGATGTTGACCATCAGCGTCGGACGGCGGCCGAAGCGATCGGCGAGCCGGCCGAAGATCAGTGCGCCGAGCGGGCGCATCGCGAGCGTCAGTGTGAGCGCGAACGCGACGGCGGGAATCGTCGACCCGAATTCGGCGGCGATGTCCTTCAGCACGAAGACCATCAGGAAGAAGTCGAACGCATCGAGTGTCCAGCCCAGGTAGGCGGCGATCGTGACGTTGCGTTGTTCGCGGGTCCAGCTCATGTCCGAGGTCTCCTCGTTGGCTTGCGCGCTCGCGATGTGCATGCGGATGCCGGCCGGCTTGCGCGCGGTGCGGGGGCATTGATCGAGTGTAGGCCGCGACGCCGGACGATGTGGGGCGCGATAACGTCGAATCGGGAATAATCCCTAGGAAATGAACTGTTGCGGAATGGGAAACGCCGCCGCATGAAACAGGCGACAGGCATCTGTATCATTCCGGAAGGCTGTTTGTATCTGTTTTGTAATGTCCCCGATGCGCATCGTCACCGAATCAGGAGTCCCGATGACCGAACGTTCCGCCGCCACGCTGCCCGTGCTCGAAACTGCCCGGCTGTGGTTGCGTCCGCGTGTGATGGCCGACCTCGATGCGTGCCTTGCGATGGATTGCGATCCCGAGGTCACGCGGCACATCGCCGGGCCGTGGCACGATCCCGTCGAGCATCGGCGCTTCGTCACGCACCGGATCACGTGCGACTATCCGCCGGGTCTCGGCTACTGGTCGATCTTCGAGAAGGCCGTGCCCGATGCGTTCATCGGCTGGATCCTGCTGATTCCCGACTATGTGGACGGTGCGCACGACGTCGAGATCGG includes these proteins:
- a CDS encoding GNAT family N-acetyltransferase gives rise to the protein MTERSAATLPVLETARLWLRPRVMADLDACLAMDCDPEVTRHIAGPWHDPVEHRRFVTHRITCDYPPGLGYWSIFEKAVPDAFIGWILLIPDYVDGAHDVEIGWRLVRATWGRGIASEAAAAVVRHAFDTVRLPRVIADIAEANSGSLNVARKLGMRRVSVVHDGIPYIRHRLERNDLRA
- a CDS encoding DUF2968 domain-containing protein, with the translated sequence MSHMTGLGRACVLFALAGGIQGAYAQSLADSGSPAVQQASAPVAAIPVIDSQASMQPQAGESTGPSTVDDLQRQIQSHTLTEMRTSYNGSYGASLLFNVKDGAYFVALFQQKAFWRVIKTYDETRAEAIYRDFSRQAERLAVNELRAAKLESQKSQMDKQIEVTQDRARRLQADISIARQQQAAVADRQKSVRNETAALQAQQAELQSQLRALQQQVRSLQREADAGLPTTAR
- a CDS encoding TetR/AcrR family transcriptional regulator; protein product: MAVSQEGRPSAGRPSGARSSGTRQTGGTKARILDAAEDLFIEHGFEAMSMRQITSRAAVNLAAVNYHFGSKEALIHAMLSRRLDQLNQERLGILDRFDAQLGTHITCEHVLGAMFIPALKASRNPERGGPGFLRLIGRAYTDPSPFVRNFLTAHYASVAGRFFDAFQRALPHLPRTELGWRLHFAIGALSGALAGAETESLIDEFSQGRTMNDVQMIARLSSLIVAALKAPMPDSAQLSIFAAVLDDAGASEAFGLPQSAATAIDTATLHSTN
- a CDS encoding AMP-binding protein, with translation MSSSAATAAAQVPPNTDGIWYASYPPGVPHEIDVTQYASLVQFFDECTSRFAERVAYVSAGASMTYRTLAQKVDAFASYLQSIGIKPGDRVAIMLPNTFQYPVALFGTLKAGAIVVNVNPLYTVRELAHQLKDSGAQTIVVFENFARTLQDALPETQVKNIVVTALGDLLADGFNAKGRLINFVLKHVKKLVPAYHLPQAIRLRSALALGARGKPQPVQITRDDLAFLQYTGGTTGVAKGAMLTHGNLIANLLQAKAWIADQVSGDVETVLTPLPLYHIYSLTVNAFIFMGLGGRNILIANPRDMTMVMKIIRNETFTGITGINTLYNAFLDNEEFRKRDFSKLKLAMAGGMAMQRAVAERFQQVTGRPVVEGYGLTECSPIVTMNPVDLNDMAAFSGSIGLPAPSTVVRFRREDGTWAPIGEPGELCVHGPQVMRGYWQRPDETTKVIDADGWLGTGDIGVMDERGFIRLIDRKKDMILVSGFNVYPNEIEEVLVMHPGISEAAAIGIPDEVQGERIKVFVVRRDPSLTVDDVLAHCRKNLTGYKMPKFVEFRDALPQTNVGKILRRALRDEELAKIKAAKQG
- a CDS encoding DUF1571 domain-containing protein, translating into MNEGKKRHARHAAALAVACMLSLAQTGLHAQETASAVSATPEVALPADLAKVVREPVAQQARWLRTAAQRGTLAQLDDATLTALFKALDPLAVPLYIRNGPNGYPSYQFTMVRQERISGKWSDTPDRMLVKTTREPLRVYAKWLPGGAHAGQETIYDTTQRKDEMYGHLGGLLGKIPLWTAIDGALARAQSNHQVKDLGTEFITNLYLTEGKKYLEAGVQRPTDVEAKTINGVRVVTLTYETPTGRPQFYAKKEVLGLDLHAPYFRTVESYDNDGKIFERIVIEKIAPATLDDTAFDPKNPDYAF
- the hfq gene encoding RNA chaperone Hfq codes for the protein MANPAESHPQNDFINSARKERKRVEIYLVNGIRLTGCIESFDQYLVMLRTPVGLQGIYKRAISTIQLDTGGSRPGGSGPRGPRTGGRPGGREGGGHSPYGSHGGPRESRGDGGYGSREPREGYGSREPRESYGSREPREGYGAPREPREPRESYGAPRDTGDASGNASSSDSRGGSGPVIVTRRRRIVPDGQ
- a CDS encoding PXPV repeat protein; translated protein: MNKRRWTGWVGGVALLASGSAMAGHVDLSVGIGVPVAPVYVEPAPVYVAPQPAVVAYPGYGYGYYGDDDDDRYRKWRKHYYKHWHRHHGDDDDD
- a CDS encoding TadG family pilus assembly protein produces the protein MKTRHSRGGFRFSSRQRGAFSVMAIVALLIAVTTLGVIGVGNLFYQRRDVQRIADMAALAAVQRMDDTCTQPTATATSNAQSNGLNASNGDSISIECGRWDTAVNPKPSYYAAATPGTTQLNAAKVTVTRQVPFFFVGPPQPVSAVSTARSTNIDTFSVGATLAALGGVGCAGGSAPTSGNPGLVNGLIGGLLGASLNLNIGSYQALACTNVTVGDLVVAAGVGTVDQLLALKLTLPQLIQLMVNAATQTAVANANLQAGLATLKTILNANVPGTTIGLGGTNGLLNVALADTQAAVNAQVDLLDLLLVGAEIAATGKPAVTVNVPSLNLGGLTGTQLQVQIISPPSIGIGEGGIDPSTGAPRTKASTAAVGVYLNVDVGTAQLPLLGALLSLLNVNVDVNLPIYLQVGTGTATLSSTQCASTQAASTVVIAAQPGVANLCIGKPPLNASGQISLSSTYSCTSPAQIINANVLGIAQLTVSMSNVSVQVQGASQSHTFNGVPGIDADYWTVNSNALGSALSSALTQLAGATISANVGLFGASVLTVPGNFVSTLLTFLTGLLGPLLSSLDAVLVPLLNLLGVQVGAATVHQISLSCGVAQTVY
- a CDS encoding MFS transporter, which translates into the protein MSWTREQRNVTIAAYLGWTLDAFDFFLMVFVLKDIAAEFGSTIPAVAFALTLTLAMRPLGALIFGRLADRFGRRPTLMVNIACYSLLELASGFAPSLTALLVLRALFGVAMGGEWGVGSALTMETVPTHARGFVSGLLQAGYPSGYLLASVVFGLFYQYIGWRGMFMVGVLPALLVLYVRAHVPESPAWKQMEKRPRPSLGTTLKQNWKLTIYAIVLMTAFNFFSHGTQDLYPTFLREQHHFDPHTVSWITIVLNIGAIVGGLSFGAISERIGRRRAIFIAALIALPVLPLWAFSSGPVALAAGAFLMQISVQGAWGVIPVHLNEISPDELRATFPGVVYQLGNLLASGNATMQASLAVSNNNNYSFALALVAGIVAVVIAVLILFSRERRGIDMTQSVNTRSTVT
- a CDS encoding DUF3613 domain-containing protein, with protein sequence MFHLSPVRVRAACIAFVCTLCAGVAHAQGNPPASEIGHATNALLDLQRSNRAAAAPQPIDGAAGTYAYQRYIDSFKAPIPQWFGTMSTSGGGSGGSGGGGGGQSGGDLAH
- a CDS encoding pilus assembly protein, with product MNGFGWIRTIAGATAFALLASGCSLFKESGYGIGAQAERGALMQAAADKSAPPDTPGMYLGLIERMQGQGLYFASLAHIDQYEKQYGASPDTILLRADALRATGQYDAGVAAYTKLLTTPLAARGYRGLGLTAGARGDFALAAQQLQQATVLAPTDAATLSDLAYSQMRDGDLAGARVPLLKAAELEQKNPKILSNFVLYLLVSGHGKDARRLMDQQKLSPAVRGEIRDDETKIAAAMRAKQRAVVHASGNATVPSVASSDNFDLAVPLLQRFAR